GCCGGCAGAAGGATCGGCGGCTCGCAGCGCGGATAGCCTTGCGCGGCCAGATGGGCCGCCAAGGCGTCCTGAAGCAGGCGATCGTCAGTTAGAGACATGGCGGCCGCCATTCCATCCTTTTCGAAATGAAAACCTTCGTAGCAAAGGCCGCGCGGCGAAGCGACGGGTTTTCCGGCACAAGGTGAATGAAATCACCCCGCAAGAGCCCGGTCCCGGCCAGCCAATCCGTTGGCTTTATTAATAAATCCAGCTTTTGGCGAAGCCCCGCCTGTTCAGGCGAATGAGGCTTGTGATAAAGAGGCGCGTCCGATCGGCCGAAATCAGGAGCAAGCCATGCCGCGCGCGCAGTCCGCCTTTCTCAATCGCAAGGATGTCCCGGCGCGAAAGGATCTGCAAAAGGCGATCGACGGCCTCAAGTTCAAAGTGACCCTGGACGACGGCTATGCGCCCTTCAAGAGCCAGGGCTATCTGCCCTGCACGCTCGACGGCGAGGATGCCGGGTTCAATATCAAATTCCAGGATGTCGCAGCAGATGCTGCGCCCGCGAATCTCAAATCCGCGCTCGCCGAGCGCGATGTCGAAATCGCCGTCAAATGGAGCGGCGACGTGCGCGAATATATTGCCGCCATGGCCGTCTGCGCCGCGCTCGTCAATAATTTCGGCGCGATCGTGCACGATCCGGATGGCGACAAAGTCTATGCGAGCGACGAGTTCCTCGACAAAGCCCGCGAGGCCGCAGCCTCGATCTGAGATCGGACGTCAGGCCTGCTTCGTGGCTGTCGCCAGCGCGGGCCGGCTGCCGGCGAGCCATGTCTTGCGCCAGGGCTTCAGCACGAATAAGGCGAGCAGAGCCGTCAACACGTCCATCGTGATGACCAATCCGAAGACCGGAACCCAACTGCCCGTATGTTCGTGCAACGAGGCTGCGAGCGGACCGCCGAGCACCGAGCCCACGCCTTGCGCCATATAGAGAAAGCCATAATTGGTCGTCGCGTGCTGCGTGCCGAACGTGTCGGTCAAAGTCGAGGGGAAGAGCGAAAAAATCTCGCCCCAGCCGAAGAAGACGACGCCGGACAAGAGCACATAGGCCAGAGGATCGTGCCGTAGATTGAGCATGAGAAAAATCGCCAAAGCCTCGCCCGCGAAGGCGATGGCCATGGTATTTTCGCGCCCGATCCTGTCCGAGAGCCAGCCGAAGAAGGGCCGCGTCGCCCCGTTGGTGATGCGATCGAGCGTCAGCGCCAGCGGCAGAGCCGCGAAGCCCAGGACCATCACATTGTCGGTAATGCCGAACTCGCGGCTGAACGTCGCGAAGTTCAAAATCACCATGAGGCCGCCGGTCGACATCATCGTCATCATGACGAAGAGCAGCCAGAAGATCGGCGTCTTCAGCATGGATGTCGGCGTATAATCCGTGTCTGTCACATGCGGCGATGCAATGGTTGAAACGGTATAGCCAACCAAAGGCTCGCGCAAAAAGGCCGCGGCGAGCACGCCGACAGCTCCGAGAATCGCACCGAAA
The Methyloferula stellata AR4 DNA segment above includes these coding regions:
- the oxlT gene encoding oxalate/formate MFS antiporter — protein: MAELEGVRASGNRWLQLVLGVITMMAISSPQYVWTLFTKPLLEVTGVSLATLQITISILIVLQTWLSPLQGALIERFGPKPLVMAGCALSGLSWILSAYATDVTMLYLTYGVLGGIGTGIVYVGVIGHMVRWFPDKRGFATGMAAAGYGFGAMLTTFPIADMLKASGYQHTLIVFGAILGAVGVLAAAFLREPLVGYTVSTIASPHVTDTDYTPTSMLKTPIFWLLFVMMTMMSTGGLMVILNFATFSREFGITDNVMVLGFAALPLALTLDRITNGATRPFFGWLSDRIGRENTMAIAFAGEALAIFLMLNLRHDPLAYVLLSGVVFFGWGEIFSLFPSTLTDTFGTQHATTNYGFLYMAQGVGSVLGGPLAASLHEHTGSWVPVFGLVITMDVLTALLALFVLKPWRKTWLAGSRPALATATKQA